In the Phaeobacter sp. A36a-5a genome, one interval contains:
- a CDS encoding CbbQ/NirQ/NorQ/GpvN family protein — translation MNMQTPCAIPHYSEIAVECTLFETAYSQGLPLLLKGPTGCGKTRFVEHMAARLGRPLYTVACHDDLSAADLIGRYLLKGGDTQWVDGPLTRAVREGGICYLDEVVEARKDVTVVLHPLTDNRRRLMIDRTGEELVAPPGFMLVASYNPGYQNVLKRLKPSTRQRFLSASFDFPHPQAEIAIVAQESGLDPSRVQPLVRLAGHIRSLSGMDLEEGVSTRLLIYTASLIQSGMAIEAALDAAIIEPLTDEEDIKQALRDLIATIYG, via the coding sequence ATGAATATGCAAACCCCCTGCGCGATCCCGCACTACTCTGAAATTGCAGTAGAATGCACCCTGTTCGAAACCGCATACAGCCAGGGTCTCCCCCTTCTGCTAAAGGGGCCAACCGGCTGCGGCAAAACACGTTTCGTCGAACATATGGCCGCCCGGCTCGGCCGTCCGCTATACACTGTGGCCTGCCACGATGACCTCTCGGCCGCCGACCTGATTGGCCGCTACCTGCTGAAGGGCGGCGACACCCAATGGGTCGACGGACCACTGACCCGGGCTGTCCGAGAAGGCGGGATCTGCTATCTCGATGAGGTCGTCGAGGCGCGCAAGGATGTGACAGTTGTGCTGCACCCTCTGACAGACAACCGCCGCAGGCTGATGATCGACCGCACCGGAGAAGAGCTGGTGGCGCCGCCAGGCTTCATGCTGGTCGCCTCCTACAATCCGGGCTACCAGAACGTGCTAAAGCGTCTCAAACCCTCAACACGTCAGCGCTTTCTCTCAGCCAGCTTCGACTTCCCGCACCCGCAGGCGGAAATCGCCATCGTTGCGCAGGAAAGCGGCCTGGATCCGTCCCGTGTTCAGCCTCTGGTCCGGCTGGCCGGGCACATCCGGTCGCTGTCGGGCATGGATCTTGAGGAAGGTGTCTCGACCCGGCTGCTGATCTACACCGCCAGCCTGATCCAAAGCGGCATGGCGATAGAAGCGGCACTGGACGCCGCGATCATCGAGCCCCTCACCGATGAAGAGGATATCAAACAAGCGCTGCGCGATCTGATCGCCACGATCTACGGGTAG
- a CDS encoding nitric oxide reductase activation protein NorD produces MKLLDLMEPEETVGNLWHDMASNLAGEVATDGEILSAAACRLQDLRRSLAVLFRALGGTASVELVETPATVAQHRRSFGHRIAADRLREYIPCYDGTRLALPPVIACFPSYDLNRAAYFWLVALAAATDPAELHPRADMPAQALDMARIRANIAASRRAAEHCPGLRPAYLRMATLCVTQRQSRPLHTAERAVAEQIVAALSLDPWAMATDWGEFTPSTDSSRSQRYMPFAPVPIWLRYSSPESSASAAADPDDQRTPLAAATMSQRKLGVRADQEQARRQDSFILHRFESILSWVESMNINRSVDDDDPDNAQKAAEDQDLIILTKHDRRLASRLRLHLDLSPADAEHERLSAEFTYPEWNHRSQSEMADHCRVLEAAAQPETTRPFRPDPRQIRSVRRQFEALRPRRILQPRQIDGAELDLDAVISARAELAATGRGSDRLWQNTRQQQRDLSVAFLIDTSRSTEAAIADSSVIEIARNAMAALAFGIDVGGDRLAIWGFSSLRRDRVFLTRCKGFDTPMSEDVTANIGALQPGHYTRLGAAIRHVSAQLATEPSSRKLLIILTDGKPNDLDHYEGQHGIEDSRMAVRTARRAGQRLHGIIIDEDGQDWFARIFGRGGFSLLSDPTRLTRALPDIYRTLTQET; encoded by the coding sequence ATGAAATTGCTCGACCTGATGGAGCCGGAGGAAACTGTTGGCAACCTCTGGCACGATATGGCCAGCAATCTCGCCGGTGAGGTCGCAACGGATGGTGAAATTCTATCTGCTGCGGCCTGCCGGTTGCAGGACCTGCGGCGCAGCCTTGCCGTCCTGTTTCGCGCCTTGGGGGGAACTGCCTCTGTGGAATTGGTCGAAACCCCCGCTACCGTCGCGCAGCATCGTCGCTCCTTCGGCCATCGGATCGCCGCTGACCGGCTGCGTGAATATATCCCCTGCTATGACGGCACGCGGCTGGCCCTGCCGCCGGTGATCGCCTGCTTTCCCAGCTACGATCTGAACCGGGCCGCCTATTTCTGGCTTGTTGCGCTGGCGGCGGCAACCGATCCAGCAGAACTGCACCCGCGCGCCGACATGCCTGCGCAAGCGCTGGACATGGCCCGGATTCGGGCCAACATTGCCGCCAGCAGGCGGGCTGCCGAACATTGTCCGGGCCTGCGGCCCGCTTATCTCCGGATGGCCACTTTATGTGTGACACAGCGCCAATCACGACCGTTGCATACGGCCGAACGCGCAGTGGCAGAGCAGATCGTCGCCGCCCTGTCGTTGGATCCTTGGGCCATGGCGACCGACTGGGGCGAATTCACTCCCTCGACAGACAGCAGCAGGTCCCAAAGATACATGCCCTTCGCTCCGGTGCCGATCTGGCTGCGCTATTCCTCCCCCGAGAGTTCCGCCTCGGCTGCGGCCGATCCTGATGACCAAAGGACGCCACTGGCCGCCGCCACCATGAGCCAACGCAAGCTCGGCGTGCGTGCAGACCAGGAGCAGGCCCGTCGCCAGGACAGCTTCATCCTGCACCGATTTGAATCAATCCTGTCCTGGGTCGAGTCCATGAACATCAACCGAAGCGTTGATGACGACGATCCGGACAATGCCCAGAAAGCCGCCGAGGATCAGGATCTGATAATTCTGACCAAACACGACCGCCGCCTTGCCTCGCGGCTTCGACTGCATTTGGACCTGTCGCCCGCAGATGCCGAACACGAACGGTTGAGCGCTGAATTCACCTATCCCGAATGGAACCATCGTAGCCAAAGCGAGATGGCGGATCATTGCCGCGTGCTGGAGGCCGCAGCGCAGCCTGAAACCACACGTCCCTTCCGCCCCGATCCGCGCCAGATCCGCAGCGTCCGTCGCCAGTTCGAGGCCCTGCGTCCACGCCGGATCCTGCAACCGCGCCAGATCGACGGCGCCGAGCTGGATCTCGATGCGGTGATCAGCGCCCGGGCCGAGCTGGCCGCAACAGGGCGCGGCAGTGACCGGCTCTGGCAGAACACACGCCAGCAACAGCGGGATTTATCGGTCGCCTTTCTGATCGACACATCGCGTTCCACCGAGGCCGCAATTGCGGACAGCAGCGTGATTGAGATTGCGCGCAATGCCATGGCGGCGCTTGCGTTCGGGATCGACGTGGGCGGCGACCGATTGGCGATCTGGGGGTTCTCCTCGCTCCGCCGCGATCGCGTTTTCCTGACCCGCTGCAAGGGGTTCGACACGCCGATGTCTGAGGACGTCACCGCCAATATCGGCGCGTTGCAACCGGGCCATTATACACGGCTTGGCGCCGCAATCCGCCACGTCAGCGCGCAGTTGGCAACGGAGCCGTCCAGCCGTAAGCTGCTGATTATCCTCACCGATGGCAAACCCAACGATCTGGACCATTACGAAGGCCAGCATGGCATCGAAGACAGCCGCATGGCCGTTCGGACAGCCCGGCGCGCAGGCCAGCGCCTGCACGGCATCATCATCGACGAAGACGGTCAGGACTGGTTTGCCCGAATTTTCGGACGCGGCGGGTTTTCACTGCTGTCGGATCCCACACGGCTGACCCGCGCGCTGCCCGACATTTACCGAACACTCACACAGGAGACCTGA
- a CDS encoding protein NnrT — MRRILLILSCAATVASPAMAKGFDRPVPHAQSATAEFWFVLACIALVMALAAVHMLVMRR, encoded by the coding sequence ATGCGCCGTATCTTGCTCATCCTATCCTGCGCCGCGACCGTCGCTTCGCCCGCCATGGCCAAGGGCTTTGACCGGCCTGTTCCGCACGCGCAATCGGCAACTGCCGAATTCTGGTTTGTACTGGCCTGCATCGCCTTGGTTATGGCGCTTGCGGCGGTGCACATGCTGGTGATGCGGCGATGA
- a CDS encoding NnrT protein, whose translation MALNVYFAALITSWLGLPVLGISPSIIIGAVIALPATYAFAGHIRHLMDSAEVPQS comes from the coding sequence ATGGCACTGAACGTATATTTCGCTGCTCTGATCACCAGCTGGCTGGGTCTGCCCGTTCTGGGCATATCCCCGTCGATCATCATAGGTGCGGTAATCGCCCTGCCCGCCACCTACGCCTTTGCCGGACATATCCGACACCTTATGGACAGCGCCGAAGTGCCGCAATCCTGA
- a CDS encoding NnrS family protein has product MAVTTKADAGNSTTTLRTPPILSYGFRPFFLLATLWAGLAMIAWIGLLGGTLTLPLRLDPVSWHAKSFLFGFLSAVLAGFLLTAVPNWTGRAPLTGGPLLALVLLWMAGRLVTLCGAFLPVWTLTLVDVSFPLMLGAVVLREIIAGKNWRNLVILLLLAIHALALLLLHLETAAGGYPAQGLGLRLGLANAIGMICLIGGRIIPSFTRNWLVKQGADVRPADPMQSLDKIALALSLPTLAIWVAVPDHIAAAAALAIFGVAQMLRLVRWQGHHTGAEPLLGILHLAYAMIPIGALLMASIRLLRLPLDPASAQHLWMAGAIGIMTLAVMIRATLGHTGRPLVAGAGTRLLLLAIIIATFARLVANSGSDIAHELYLISAIAWCIAFFGFALLFGRALVSTRRPATDT; this is encoded by the coding sequence ATGGCCGTGACCACCAAGGCAGATGCCGGAAATTCCACAACGACATTGCGCACCCCGCCGATACTCTCCTATGGTTTCCGGCCGTTTTTCCTGCTTGCGACGCTTTGGGCAGGACTGGCGATGATCGCCTGGATCGGGCTGCTCGGCGGAACGCTGACCCTACCGCTCAGGCTTGATCCTGTATCCTGGCACGCGAAGTCTTTTCTCTTTGGTTTCCTCAGCGCCGTTCTCGCGGGCTTTCTGCTTACCGCCGTGCCAAACTGGACCGGTCGCGCTCCGCTCACCGGAGGACCGCTGCTGGCACTGGTTCTGTTGTGGATGGCGGGACGTCTCGTGACGCTATGTGGCGCATTTCTTCCGGTCTGGACCCTCACTCTGGTCGATGTGAGTTTTCCACTCATGCTTGGCGCCGTGGTCCTGCGCGAGATCATCGCAGGAAAGAACTGGCGCAACCTCGTCATCCTTCTATTGCTGGCTATACACGCATTGGCGCTGCTTCTGCTGCATCTGGAAACGGCTGCGGGCGGCTATCCCGCACAGGGGTTGGGGCTGCGTCTGGGACTGGCCAACGCGATTGGAATGATCTGCCTGATCGGCGGACGTATCATCCCCAGTTTCACCCGGAACTGGTTGGTCAAACAGGGGGCTGATGTGCGCCCTGCGGATCCAATGCAATCTCTGGACAAAATCGCATTGGCACTCAGCCTGCCGACCTTGGCCATATGGGTTGCTGTACCAGATCACATCGCAGCCGCAGCGGCGCTGGCCATCTTTGGTGTTGCGCAGATGCTGCGACTGGTCCGCTGGCAGGGACATCACACAGGAGCGGAGCCACTGCTGGGCATTCTGCACCTGGCTTATGCAATGATCCCCATCGGCGCCCTCCTGATGGCCTCGATCCGGCTGCTGCGGCTGCCGCTGGATCCCGCATCCGCCCAGCATCTGTGGATGGCCGGGGCTATTGGCATAATGACGCTGGCCGTCATGATCCGCGCCACGCTCGGACATACCGGCCGCCCACTGGTCGCAGGAGCAGGCACCCGACTGCTCCTGTTGGCGATCATCATAGCCACCTTCGCGCGGCTTGTGGCGAACAGCGGGTCCGATATAGCGCATGAGCTCTATCTGATCTCGGCAATCGCGTGGTGCATCGCCTTCTTCGGCTTCGCATTGCTCTTCGGACGGGCCCTGGTCTCCACCCGACGACCGGCGACGGACACCTAG
- a CDS encoding DUF2946 family protein, with translation MRFAVHILPRLAMMLALVLAMVGTGFAHRYDRAVDSPDYAAFVAAGGTLSDLCGDSTDPDHGARAKCEACRLTAAALMPSHPETPGLSLVQRPRTRAAVVKPLRRDRPRGPAHRTRAPPAPLTFLL, from the coding sequence ATGCGATTCGCGGTACATATCCTGCCACGGCTGGCCATGATGCTAGCACTGGTGCTGGCCATGGTCGGCACCGGATTTGCACATCGCTATGACCGCGCCGTTGACTCGCCCGACTATGCCGCCTTTGTCGCCGCAGGCGGCACATTAAGCGATCTCTGTGGTGACAGCACGGACCCAGATCACGGTGCTCGTGCAAAATGTGAGGCCTGCCGACTGACCGCTGCGGCCCTGATGCCGAGCCATCCAGAAACGCCCGGCCTGAGCTTGGTACAGCGTCCGAGAACACGCGCAGCCGTCGTCAAACCGCTGCGCCGCGACCGCCCGCGTGGTCCGGCACATCGCACCCGGGCCCCTCCAGCGCCATTGACCTTCCTTCTCTGA
- a CDS encoding PepSY-associated TM helix domain-containing protein → MTLPHSPVQPQGRTQKLYFAAWRWHFYTGLFVIPFLATLALTGLAMLWIAWVDGRDGERTPVTVQAHALPLSAQADAAQAILPDGILKTYVAPRGADLAALFRIDHDGDAVMVAVDPYTATVIETFPRRSGWYDFADSLHSDLMLGVTGDRILETAASLTMLLIATGLYMWWHRNLGWRHALLPSRGRGRTTWRSLHGVVGFWISLFLALFLVSGLAWAGIWGGKLVQAWSQFPAEKWDNVPLSGDTHASMDHTRREVPWALEQTPMPASGGTAGISGVIGATVDIDSIDALARHIGFGGRYQLSIARGDTGVWTLSRDSMSTDSINPTSDRTVHVDRYTGKILADVRFADYSWPGKAMAVGIALHMGTLGLWSVLANTLVCLSILFLCASAVVLWWKRRPAKSGRLSAPPMPKELPLWKGAGLVGIAVCIAFPMAGLALLALLMLDGLILTRLPALRHRLT, encoded by the coding sequence ATGACCCTGCCCCATTCCCCCGTGCAGCCGCAGGGCCGCACGCAGAAACTCTATTTTGCTGCCTGGCGGTGGCATTTCTACACCGGTCTGTTCGTCATTCCGTTTCTCGCAACACTCGCGCTAACCGGGCTGGCCATGCTGTGGATCGCCTGGGTCGACGGGCGCGATGGCGAACGTACCCCCGTCACTGTCCAAGCCCACGCCCTGCCACTTTCGGCGCAGGCCGATGCCGCGCAGGCAATCCTGCCTGATGGCATCTTGAAAACATATGTGGCCCCCCGAGGGGCCGACCTCGCCGCGCTCTTTCGCATCGATCACGACGGTGACGCAGTGATGGTTGCGGTTGACCCCTATACGGCCACGGTCATCGAAACCTTCCCGCGCCGCAGCGGATGGTATGATTTCGCCGACAGTCTGCATAGCGATCTGATGCTCGGCGTCACTGGCGACCGCATCCTGGAAACCGCTGCCTCTCTGACCATGCTGCTGATCGCGACCGGCCTATACATGTGGTGGCACCGAAATCTGGGCTGGCGCCACGCATTGCTGCCGAGCCGGGGACGCGGCCGGACGACGTGGAGATCTCTGCACGGGGTGGTCGGTTTCTGGATTTCGCTTTTTCTTGCACTGTTTCTGGTTTCAGGCCTTGCCTGGGCCGGAATCTGGGGTGGGAAACTGGTTCAGGCCTGGAGCCAGTTTCCGGCGGAGAAATGGGACAACGTCCCCCTGTCCGGCGATACCCATGCCAGCATGGACCACACCCGCCGCGAGGTTCCCTGGGCACTTGAGCAGACGCCGATGCCAGCTTCAGGGGGAACTGCGGGCATCAGCGGTGTTATCGGTGCAACTGTCGACATCGACAGCATTGACGCCCTGGCGCGCCATATCGGATTTGGCGGACGATATCAGCTCAGCATTGCACGCGGCGATACCGGTGTCTGGACCCTAAGCCGCGATTCCATGAGCACCGACAGTATCAACCCCACCTCTGACCGGACTGTCCATGTCGACCGCTACACCGGTAAGATTCTGGCGGATGTCCGATTTGCCGATTATTCTTGGCCCGGAAAGGCGATGGCCGTCGGGATTGCCCTCCATATGGGCACGTTGGGACTGTGGAGCGTTCTGGCAAATACGCTGGTTTGCCTCTCAATCCTGTTTCTATGTGCCAGTGCCGTGGTGCTCTGGTGGAAGCGTCGTCCTGCCAAATCAGGCCGCCTCTCCGCCCCGCCGATGCCCAAGGAGCTGCCTCTCTGGAAAGGCGCAGGACTGGTCGGAATTGCAGTATGCATTGCCTTTCCGATGGCGGGGCTGGCTCTTCTGGCGCTGCTGATGCTGGACGGGTTGATCCTGACGCGCCTGCCCGCGCTACGCCACCGCCTGACATAA
- a CDS encoding response regulator: MSLKDSLRVMVVDDMSTSRGILTQCLDELGVSNYMVENNGQSAFQKLVTNPVHLVLSDYNMPGMDGLGLLKALREHRVTQRVGFILVTGKPTPEIVEVGRRLAMNNIIRKPFTVATMKQAIEQVVGRL; this comes from the coding sequence ATGAGCTTGAAAGACTCTCTGCGTGTGATGGTCGTTGACGATATGTCTACCAGCCGAGGCATCCTGACCCAATGTCTGGACGAGCTTGGCGTGAGTAACTACATGGTTGAAAACAACGGGCAATCTGCGTTTCAGAAGCTCGTGACCAATCCGGTTCACCTGGTGCTGTCCGACTACAACATGCCGGGCATGGATGGGCTTGGCCTGCTGAAAGCGCTGCGTGAGCACCGCGTGACGCAACGTGTAGGCTTTATCCTCGTCACGGGCAAACCGACACCGGAGATCGTTGAAGTCGGTCGTCGCCTGGCGATGAATAACATCATTCGCAAGCCGTTCACCGTTGCCACGATGAAGCAGGCAATCGAGCAAGTGGTTGGCCGCCTATGA
- a CDS encoding CheR family methyltransferase, producing MTIANPIDSRADGFTLSDQDFEAIADFAHKHFGLAMSSSKKPLVSSRLARRLRKLNYTDFKSYLKELNGPNADVERSELLSLLTTNVTQFFREPHHFDTLRDDVLPPLLEKARRGDRVRIWSAGCSNGQEPYTIAMVLKELCPDVEKLDVKILGTDIDPVVVRKASSARYSAEELSQIPQKYSGYYKIEGQDGAIREDLRALLTFGVLNLIEPFPFKGKFDAIFCRNVAIYFDTPTQQKVWHAFQRSLNPGGYLFIGHSERMSGPAASALQTVGITTYLNSPAGGNT from the coding sequence GTGACCATTGCCAATCCCATTGATTCTCGTGCGGATGGTTTCACCCTGTCTGATCAGGATTTCGAAGCCATCGCCGATTTCGCGCACAAGCACTTTGGGCTGGCCATGTCCAGCAGCAAGAAACCCTTGGTTTCTTCTCGCTTGGCGCGGCGGTTGCGCAAGCTCAACTATACCGATTTCAAATCCTACCTGAAGGAGTTGAACGGACCAAATGCGGATGTGGAGCGCAGCGAGCTGCTGTCTCTGCTGACGACAAATGTGACGCAGTTCTTTCGAGAGCCGCATCACTTTGACACTTTGCGCGACGACGTGCTGCCGCCGCTCCTGGAAAAGGCGCGTCGCGGAGATAGGGTGCGAATTTGGTCGGCAGGGTGTTCGAACGGGCAGGAACCCTACACCATCGCGATGGTGCTAAAGGAACTGTGCCCGGATGTTGAGAAACTGGATGTCAAAATCCTTGGCACCGATATCGATCCTGTTGTTGTCCGCAAGGCGTCGTCGGCACGCTACTCTGCTGAAGAGCTGTCGCAGATCCCGCAGAAATACAGCGGCTACTATAAGATCGAAGGGCAAGATGGTGCGATCCGCGAAGATCTGCGTGCCCTGCTGACATTTGGTGTGCTCAACCTGATCGAACCCTTTCCGTTCAAAGGAAAGTTTGACGCCATCTTCTGTCGAAACGTGGCCATCTACTTTGATACCCCGACCCAGCAAAAGGTCTGGCACGCCTTTCAGCGCAGTCTCAATCCGGGCGGCTATCTGTTTATCGGCCACTCGGAACGTATGTCCGGCCCTGCGGCATCGGCGCTGCAGACCGTCGGGATCACCACTTACTTAAACTCTCCTGCCGGTGGGAACACCTGA
- a CDS encoding chemotaxis protein CheW — translation MQSQAEAKYEDSEVKHAQHSEFVSFTVAGQAFCLKITQIREIRRWSPVTILPHAPADVLGVMNLRGAVIPIYDLSARFGLQQTEASERNVVIVVSVHGKPVGLLAESVSEIISINPDDIQDTPPVDSRNTMDYIQGIISHDETMVRIINLDAVITVPEQVIS, via the coding sequence ATGCAATCGCAAGCTGAAGCCAAATATGAAGATTCAGAAGTCAAACACGCCCAGCACAGCGAATTTGTCAGTTTCACCGTTGCTGGTCAGGCGTTCTGTCTGAAAATCACGCAGATCCGGGAAATCCGTCGCTGGTCTCCGGTGACGATCCTGCCTCATGCGCCCGCAGATGTCTTGGGCGTGATGAACCTACGCGGCGCGGTGATCCCGATCTACGATCTGTCCGCGCGATTTGGGCTGCAGCAGACCGAAGCGAGCGAGCGAAACGTCGTGATCGTTGTCTCGGTGCACGGCAAGCCGGTTGGTCTGCTGGCAGAGTCAGTATCGGAGATCATCTCGATCAACCCGGATGATATCCAGGACACCCCGCCGGTGGATAGTCGCAACACGATGGACTACATCCAAGGGATTATTTCGCACGATGAAACCATGGTGCGGATCATCAATCTGGATGCGGTCATCACTGTACCGGAACAGGTGATCTCGTGA
- a CDS encoding chemotaxis protein CheA has product MAGSIQDTFFEECEELLEAMDEGLTAIEGGDHDPEVVNAVFRAVHSIKGGAGAFGLDELVAFAHKFETVFDEVRANRLGLDTKLIQLLLRSSDHLSDLVSTARDGGSTDEAHHDVLIAALEEYIDEDEEEVVFQPMGLGGAFEMSPIEVEKERVYSIRFHPLKDMYGTGNEPYFLFQTLADLGTLEVTLDESELPGFDALDTDESYLIWALTLTTTEPKSAIESVFEFVEGLCELSIESDMDEEDEANALAALEAAFGAAPEEGGDQVAAPFEPPVSAPEPEAVAAPVAAKAAAPKAEAAKSEQRGPNPTLRVDLERVDRLINAVGELIINHSMLAQQIANLDVADLRDVETELEGFKNLARDIQEGVMSIRAQPVKPLFQRMARIVREASAATGKTAKLITEGENTEVDKTVIERLSDPLTHILRNAVDHGVEKPDDREAAGKSRSGEIRLSASHRSGSVCIEIKDDGAGVNRPRVKQIAIDKGLIPENADLTDSEIDNLLFLPGFSTAKEISNLSGRGVGMDVVKNAVTALGGRINIASTPGKGSVFTIILPLTLAVMDGMVVSVADQTMVVPITSIVETMRGSDDMVNNLGADGTLLSIRGNFVPVCDVGGALGLSKADQDQPPGVYLLVETETGQRSALAVDDIHDQRQVVIKSLDGVCGNIPGVAAATILGDGKIAMILDPESILAASPSAAAFDTERRISNAIAS; this is encoded by the coding sequence ATGGCCGGGTCGATACAGGACACATTCTTCGAGGAGTGCGAAGAGCTCCTCGAAGCAATGGATGAGGGTTTGACCGCTATCGAAGGAGGCGATCATGACCCTGAGGTGGTCAATGCTGTCTTCCGGGCGGTTCATTCGATCAAAGGGGGGGCGGGCGCATTTGGCTTGGATGAGCTGGTGGCCTTTGCCCATAAATTCGAAACCGTCTTTGACGAAGTGCGGGCCAACCGGCTTGGTCTTGATACCAAGCTGATCCAGCTGTTGCTGCGCTCCAGCGATCATCTCTCTGATCTCGTTTCGACCGCGCGCGATGGTGGCAGCACCGATGAGGCCCATCACGATGTGCTCATCGCGGCTCTCGAGGAATATATCGATGAGGATGAAGAAGAGGTGGTTTTCCAGCCCATGGGGTTGGGCGGTGCCTTTGAGATGTCGCCAATCGAGGTGGAGAAAGAGCGGGTTTACTCGATCCGTTTCCATCCATTGAAAGACATGTACGGGACCGGTAACGAGCCTTACTTCCTGTTCCAGACGCTAGCTGATCTGGGCACGCTGGAGGTGACGCTTGACGAGAGCGAGTTGCCAGGTTTCGATGCTCTGGATACCGACGAGAGCTATCTTATCTGGGCCTTGACGCTCACCACAACAGAGCCAAAGTCTGCAATCGAGTCTGTGTTTGAGTTTGTCGAAGGGCTGTGCGAGCTGTCCATCGAATCCGACATGGATGAAGAAGACGAGGCCAATGCTCTGGCTGCACTGGAGGCTGCATTTGGTGCCGCTCCAGAGGAAGGCGGTGATCAGGTGGCTGCCCCTTTTGAACCGCCGGTCTCAGCTCCAGAACCGGAGGCTGTGGCGGCCCCGGTGGCCGCGAAAGCGGCTGCGCCAAAAGCTGAGGCCGCGAAGTCCGAGCAGCGTGGGCCAAATCCAACGCTGCGGGTCGACCTGGAACGCGTCGATCGTCTGATCAACGCCGTCGGCGAATTGATCATCAACCATTCGATGTTGGCACAGCAAATTGCCAACCTTGATGTTGCGGATCTGCGGGATGTCGAGACCGAACTGGAGGGCTTTAAAAATCTTGCCCGCGATATCCAGGAAGGTGTCATGTCTATTCGCGCGCAACCCGTCAAACCGCTGTTTCAGCGTATGGCGCGGATTGTTCGTGAGGCCTCAGCCGCAACTGGAAAAACAGCTAAGCTGATCACCGAGGGTGAGAATACCGAGGTCGACAAGACGGTCATCGAGCGTCTCTCCGATCCGTTGACCCATATCTTGCGGAACGCGGTCGATCACGGTGTCGAAAAGCCCGACGATCGCGAAGCTGCGGGTAAAAGCCGCAGCGGCGAGATCCGTCTGTCAGCGTCTCACCGGTCCGGTAGTGTCTGTATCGAGATCAAGGACGATGGTGCCGGCGTTAATCGCCCGCGGGTGAAGCAGATCGCGATCGACAAAGGTCTCATTCCAGAGAATGCGGACCTGACCGACAGCGAGATCGACAACCTGTTGTTCTTGCCTGGTTTCTCCACAGCCAAAGAGATTTCCAATCTCTCCGGGCGTGGTGTTGGCATGGATGTGGTCAAAAACGCTGTCACAGCTTTGGGCGGGCGGATCAATATTGCCTCTACCCCGGGCAAGGGGTCGGTCTTCACCATCATTCTGCCCCTGACACTTGCAGTCATGGATGGAATGGTTGTTTCGGTCGCCGACCAAACGATGGTTGTCCCGATCACGTCCATTGTCGAAACAATGCGCGGCAGTGATGACATGGTCAACAATCTGGGGGCCGATGGCACGCTGCTGTCGATCAGGGGTAACTTCGTCCCTGTTTGCGATGTGGGCGGGGCGCTTGGATTGTCCAAGGCCGACCAGGATCAGCCACCGGGCGTCTATCTTCTGGTAGAAACGGAGACTGGTCAGCGCAGTGCCTTGGCCGTGGACGATATTCACGATCAACGCCAGGTGGTCATCAAAAGCCTCGATGGCGTTTGCGGGAATATTCCCGGCGTCGCCGCTGCCACCATTCTTGGTGACGGTAAGATCGCTATGATCCTTGATCCTGAAAGTATTCTTGCGGCTTCGCCTTCTGCAGCCGCTTTCGACACAGAGCGGAGAATAAGCAATGCAATCGCAAGCTGA
- a CDS encoding response regulator: MKTKVLAIDDSRTIRNLLAAALEEAGFEYHCAVDGREGVDMYADVAPDVVITDINMPNLDGFGVIEELRGEGINSKVPILVLTTESAPELKARARGAGATGWITKPFDDASLIFALKRVTGAAA, from the coding sequence ATGAAGACGAAAGTTCTGGCAATCGACGATTCCCGCACGATCCGGAATCTCCTGGCCGCCGCTCTTGAAGAGGCCGGTTTTGAATACCATTGCGCGGTGGATGGCCGCGAAGGTGTGGACATGTATGCCGACGTGGCTCCGGATGTGGTGATTACCGACATCAACATGCCAAACCTCGACGGGTTCGGCGTCATTGAAGAGCTGCGCGGGGAAGGCATCAATTCCAAGGTTCCAATCCTGGTCCTGACCACCGAGAGCGCGCCCGAACTGAAGGCCCGCGCCCGCGGTGCCGGCGCGACCGGATGGATCACCAAGCCATTCGACGACGCATCCCTGATTTTCGCGCTGAAACGCGTCACCGGGGCCGCAGCCTAA